In a genomic window of Mycolicibacillus parakoreensis:
- the acuI gene encoding acrylyl-CoA reductase (NADPH): protein MFSAVLIEKGDSGQTVRLTDMEETRLPDDAEGMVTVDVAYSTLNYKDGLAITGSSPVVRRFPMVPGIDLAGVVTESRHADWSPGDRVVLNGWGVGETHWGGLAQRARVRGDWLVPLPSVFTADQAMAIGTAGYTASLCVDSLLAAGVRPDQGEILVTGATGGVGSVAIALLAKAGFDVAAVTAKTAETDYLQGLGAATILDRAELAEAGKPLQKERWAGVVDTAGSHTLANACAQTRYGGAVAACGLAQGMDLPASVAPFILRGVSLLGIDSVMAPKQPRLAAWERLARDLDPAVLQSIAAEIGLAEAIGAAEQLMTGAVRGRIVVDVNR, encoded by the coding sequence GTGTTTTCAGCGGTTTTGATCGAGAAAGGGGATTCCGGGCAGACTGTCCGGCTCACCGACATGGAGGAGACACGACTGCCCGACGATGCCGAGGGCATGGTCACCGTCGACGTCGCGTACTCAACCCTGAACTACAAAGACGGCCTGGCGATCACCGGCAGCTCGCCGGTCGTCCGTAGATTCCCGATGGTCCCCGGTATCGACCTGGCCGGGGTGGTGACCGAAAGCCGTCACGCCGACTGGTCCCCGGGTGACCGCGTGGTCCTCAACGGTTGGGGTGTGGGGGAGACGCACTGGGGCGGGCTGGCTCAGCGCGCCCGCGTCCGTGGTGACTGGCTGGTGCCGTTACCGTCGGTGTTCACCGCCGACCAGGCGATGGCCATCGGTACCGCCGGGTACACCGCGAGTCTCTGCGTGGACTCCCTGCTCGCAGCCGGGGTGCGCCCTGACCAGGGAGAGATCCTGGTGACCGGGGCGACCGGCGGGGTCGGCAGTGTTGCGATCGCGTTGCTGGCCAAGGCGGGATTCGATGTCGCCGCCGTGACGGCGAAGACCGCGGAGACCGACTATCTGCAGGGTCTCGGTGCGGCCACGATCCTGGACCGGGCGGAGTTGGCCGAAGCGGGCAAACCACTGCAGAAGGAGCGGTGGGCCGGTGTCGTCGACACCGCGGGCAGCCACACGCTGGCCAATGCCTGTGCACAGACCCGCTACGGTGGCGCGGTGGCAGCGTGCGGGCTCGCGCAGGGCATGGATCTCCCCGCGTCGGTTGCCCCGTTCATCCTTCGCGGTGTTTCACTGTTGGGGATCGACAGCGTGATGGCCCCGAAGCAGCCACGGCTGGCCGCCTGGGAGCGGCTGGCCCGCGATCTGGATCCCGCAGTGCTGCAGTCGATCGCGGCCGAGATCGGTCTGGCCGAGGCCATCGGCGCGGCGGAACAACTCATGACCGGCGCGGTGCGTGGACGCATCGTCGTCGACGTCAATCGTTGA
- a CDS encoding SDR family NAD(P)-dependent oxidoreductase: MTGSHEGSIRFDGRVAVVTGAGRGLGRAYAHLLAARGAKVVVDDTGGGLTGADSGENPAADVAAEITAAGGEAVSCTASVTTPEGGREIVEAAVDAYGRIDVLIHNAGTVRRSPLTTMSYADFDAVLDVHLRGAFHVVRPAFPLMCDAGYGRIVLTSSIGGIYGNHEVANYAAAKSGVIGLSNVAALEGASHGVRCNVIVPAAVTRMAEGLDVSGYPPMEPDHVAPVVGWLAHESCSVSGEVFIALAGRVARAVTVESRGAVRSSWTVEEIGAHLEEIRDMSAAVRFPPVPDGHGEHIRHSFALARSVSEGVGGH, encoded by the coding sequence TTGACCGGCTCGCACGAGGGTTCAATACGCTTCGACGGCCGGGTCGCGGTGGTGACCGGTGCCGGCCGCGGGCTCGGACGCGCCTATGCCCACTTGCTGGCGGCACGGGGTGCGAAGGTCGTGGTCGATGACACCGGCGGGGGGTTGACCGGCGCCGACAGCGGCGAGAATCCGGCAGCCGACGTCGCCGCGGAGATCACCGCGGCCGGCGGCGAAGCGGTCAGCTGTACCGCATCGGTGACCACCCCCGAAGGCGGCCGCGAGATCGTCGAGGCGGCGGTGGACGCCTACGGGCGCATCGACGTCCTGATCCACAACGCCGGCACCGTGCGTCGCAGCCCGTTGACGACGATGAGCTACGCCGACTTCGACGCCGTGCTCGACGTGCACCTGCGGGGGGCGTTTCACGTGGTGCGACCGGCGTTCCCGCTCATGTGTGACGCCGGATATGGACGAATCGTGTTGACGTCGTCGATCGGCGGGATCTACGGCAATCACGAGGTGGCCAACTATGCCGCCGCCAAATCCGGTGTGATCGGTTTGAGCAACGTCGCCGCACTGGAGGGCGCATCCCACGGTGTCCGATGCAACGTGATCGTGCCGGCGGCGGTGACGCGTATGGCCGAGGGCCTCGACGTCTCCGGCTATCCGCCGATGGAGCCCGACCATGTCGCGCCCGTGGTGGGATGGCTCGCGCACGAATCGTGTTCGGTGAGCGGGGAGGTCTTCATCGCGCTCGCCGGCCGCGTCGCCCGTGCGGTCACCGTCGAGAGCCGCGGCGCCGTCCGGTCGTCCTGGACGGTCGAGGAAATCGGCGCGCACCTCGAGGAGATCCGCGACATGTCGGCGGCGGTGCGGTTCCCGCCCGTTCCCGACGGCCACGGGGAGCACATCCGCCACAGCTTCGCCCTCGCCCGGTCGGTCAGCGAGGGGGTGGGCGGTCACTAG
- a CDS encoding aldehyde dehydrogenase family protein gives MREYLKFYIDGQWVDPVQPRAFDVENPATEEVSGRISLGGDADVDRAVDAARRAFTGWSQSTRGERLELLQAILAEYQRRSGDLAEAVSAEIGAPPALAAGPHIQLPLGHLTTAIEVLNSFAFEERVGETLIAKEPIGVCGLITPWNWPLNQIAVKVFPALATGCTMILKPSEVAPFSPCVFTEVLDAAGVPAGVVNLVNGDGPGVGTALSRHPGIDMVSFTGSTRAGVDVAVNAAPTVKRVTQELGGKSPNIVLDDAAFADSVRAGVTYMMPNSGQSCNAPSRMLVPNSRMAEAIGIAHEIADGVSVGDLDDPKAIGPVASRAQFDRVQRLIASGIDDGATVVAGGAGRPDGLDRGYYVKPTVFADVINDMTIAREEIFGPVLCILGYDDIEEAIEIANDTEYGLAGYVSGADLDQARAVARRIRAGWVTINHAFDLNAPFGGYKRSGNGREWSQAGFEEYLETKSTLGHTPEGAAQ, from the coding sequence ATGCGCGAGTATCTGAAGTTCTACATCGACGGTCAGTGGGTCGATCCGGTCCAGCCGCGTGCGTTCGACGTGGAGAACCCCGCCACCGAGGAGGTCAGCGGCCGGATCTCGCTGGGCGGCGACGCCGACGTCGACCGCGCGGTCGACGCAGCACGTCGCGCGTTCACCGGCTGGTCGCAGTCCACCCGTGGTGAGCGCCTGGAGTTGCTGCAGGCGATCCTCGCCGAATACCAGCGGCGCTCCGGCGACCTCGCCGAGGCGGTCAGCGCGGAGATCGGGGCGCCCCCGGCGCTGGCGGCGGGCCCGCATATCCAGCTCCCGCTCGGTCATCTGACCACCGCGATCGAGGTGCTCAACAGTTTCGCCTTCGAGGAGCGCGTGGGCGAGACCCTGATCGCCAAGGAGCCGATCGGGGTGTGCGGGCTGATCACCCCGTGGAACTGGCCGCTCAACCAGATCGCCGTCAAGGTGTTCCCGGCGCTGGCGACCGGCTGCACGATGATTTTGAAACCCTCCGAGGTGGCACCGTTCTCGCCGTGCGTCTTCACCGAAGTCCTGGACGCCGCCGGCGTGCCCGCCGGTGTGGTCAACCTGGTCAACGGGGACGGCCCCGGGGTCGGCACCGCGCTGTCCCGCCATCCCGGCATCGACATGGTGTCGTTCACCGGGTCGACGCGCGCCGGAGTCGACGTGGCCGTCAACGCCGCCCCGACGGTGAAGCGGGTCACCCAGGAACTGGGGGGCAAAAGCCCCAACATCGTGCTCGACGATGCCGCCTTCGCCGACAGCGTCCGCGCCGGCGTGACCTACATGATGCCCAACTCCGGTCAGAGCTGTAACGCTCCGTCTCGGATGCTGGTGCCGAATTCGCGGATGGCCGAGGCGATCGGCATCGCCCACGAGATCGCCGACGGGGTGTCGGTGGGCGACCTCGACGACCCGAAGGCGATCGGGCCCGTGGCGTCGCGTGCTCAGTTCGACCGGGTGCAGCGGCTGATCGCCAGCGGCATCGACGACGGTGCGACCGTCGTGGCCGGCGGCGCCGGCCGTCCGGACGGGCTGGATCGTGGCTACTACGTCAAACCGACCGTCTTCGCCGACGTCATCAACGACATGACGATCGCCCGTGAGGAGATCTTCGGACCGGTGCTGTGCATACTCGGCTACGACGACATCGAGGAAGCGATCGAGATCGCCAACGACACCGAGTATGGCCTGGCCGGTTACGTTTCGGGGGCCGACCTGGACCAGGCCCGCGCGGTGGCCCGCAGGATCCGCGCCGGCTGGGTGACGATCAACCATGCTTTCGACCTCAATGCACCGTTCGGCGGGTACAAGCGCAGCGGCAACGGACGGGAGTGGAGTCAGGCCGGCTTCGAGGAGTATCTGGAGACCAAGAGCACCCTGGGGCACACCCCCGAGGGCGCTGCTCAGTGA
- a CDS encoding MaoC family dehydratase, which translates to MTETSVGLDLSDVDHRVGKPIGGGQLWDPCSSSDIRRWVMAMDYPNPLHWDEQFARESRYGGIIAPQSIAVALDYGHGAAPACVGHIPNSHLIFGGEEWWFYGCPVRPGDKLFQERRFHDYKVTETKFAGPTMFSRGDTVHTNQHGALVARERSTAIRYLYDEAVRRGMFENQLGEVKRWTRDELDGIDRLRRQWLESNRLGVSPHFDEVQVGDALPRRVIGPHSIASFTTEYRAFLFNIWGTFGWVAPPGVDDPWIYQDPGWGKDFAFDEEDAMIDPRKRDGLYVGPSRGHIDAERASEVGMARAYGYGATMGAWCTDYLAYWAGNDGMVRHTKADFRSPAFEGDVTYFDAEIIDKHDESSWGVPLVGVKLRLTNQNGEMLVSCTAEVELPR; encoded by the coding sequence ATGACAGAGACCAGTGTCGGGCTCGACCTGTCCGACGTCGACCATCGGGTCGGCAAACCGATCGGAGGCGGTCAGCTGTGGGATCCGTGCAGCTCATCGGATATCCGCCGCTGGGTGATGGCGATGGACTACCCCAACCCGTTGCACTGGGATGAGCAGTTCGCCCGGGAGTCACGCTACGGCGGCATCATCGCCCCGCAGTCGATCGCGGTGGCGCTGGATTACGGGCACGGTGCGGCTCCGGCCTGCGTCGGCCACATCCCCAACAGCCACCTGATCTTCGGTGGGGAGGAGTGGTGGTTCTACGGATGTCCGGTGCGGCCGGGCGACAAACTGTTTCAGGAGCGCCGCTTCCACGATTACAAGGTGACGGAGACGAAGTTCGCCGGACCGACGATGTTCTCCCGCGGCGACACCGTCCACACCAATCAGCACGGCGCGTTGGTGGCCCGTGAGCGGTCGACGGCGATCCGCTACCTCTATGACGAGGCGGTTCGGCGCGGCATGTTCGAAAACCAGCTCGGCGAGGTCAAACGCTGGACGCGGGACGAACTCGACGGCATCGACCGGCTGCGCCGGCAGTGGCTGGAGTCCAACCGATTGGGGGTCTCCCCGCACTTCGACGAGGTGCAGGTCGGCGACGCCCTGCCGCGCCGAGTGATCGGCCCGCACTCCATCGCGAGTTTCACCACCGAATACCGGGCGTTCCTGTTCAACATCTGGGGCACCTTCGGCTGGGTTGCCCCACCGGGCGTCGATGATCCCTGGATCTACCAGGATCCGGGCTGGGGCAAGGACTTCGCGTTCGACGAAGAGGACGCGATGATCGATCCACGCAAACGCGACGGTCTCTATGTCGGACCCTCGCGCGGGCACATCGACGCCGAGCGGGCCAGCGAGGTGGGGATGGCGCGGGCCTACGGCTACGGCGCGACGATGGGTGCCTGGTGCACCGACTATCTGGCCTACTGGGCCGGCAACGACGGCATGGTCCGGCACACCAAAGCCGACTTCCGTTCGCCGGCGTTTGAGGGCGATGTCACCTATTTCGACGCCGAGATCATCGACAAGCACGACGAGTCGAGTTGGGGGGTACCGCTGGTGGGGGTGAAGTTGCGGTTGACCAACCAGAACGGCGAGATGCTGGTGAGCTGTACCGCCGAGGTGGAGCTGCCCCGATAG
- a CDS encoding aromatic ring-hydroxylating oxygenase subunit alpha, with protein MTDLAKNPAAEELADPTTIGVEAYISPEYARAERDLLWRRVWQQVGRVEELPEVGSYLTYDILDDSIIVVRTAPDGSATPFRAHHNVCMHRGRRLIDTPAGAKRACGRTRKSFVCGFHGWTYDLDGACTFVRERDDWQGALTAENTHLRPVQVDTWGGWLWINMDPACEPLADYLHPAAKMLDPFGLDNMRYKWRKWLEFDCNWKVAIEAFNETYHVATTHPEFNKFGEFKGWARVQGRHSNIGYDAPEDMEATKSKIRLGTGVDPRVSTAEMQIYTLEETNATTTETLVNAAKRLVDELPAGTPADRVLEHWLDSARRDDAARGVVWPVIDADVLGEAGTAWQIFPNFQIGQGLTSALCYSARPHPSYDPNRCIFDVAVFELFPDGEEPETEWEYTPVGDPRWRSVLPQDFSNMAAVQRGMRSMGYPGAKPNPYRERAIVNLHHQLARYMGTGEPQQLPKGADR; from the coding sequence ATGACCGATCTCGCCAAAAACCCTGCCGCCGAAGAGCTCGCCGATCCGACGACGATCGGCGTCGAGGCCTACATCTCACCGGAGTACGCCCGGGCCGAACGTGACCTGTTGTGGCGCCGGGTGTGGCAACAAGTCGGCCGGGTCGAGGAGCTGCCGGAGGTCGGCAGCTATCTGACCTACGACATCCTCGACGACTCGATCATCGTGGTGCGTACCGCACCGGACGGCTCGGCCACCCCGTTCCGGGCCCACCACAACGTCTGTATGCACCGCGGCCGCCGCCTGATCGACACCCCCGCGGGGGCCAAGCGCGCCTGCGGCCGCACCCGCAAGTCGTTCGTCTGCGGCTTCCACGGCTGGACCTACGACCTCGACGGCGCCTGCACCTTCGTGCGGGAGCGCGACGACTGGCAGGGCGCGCTGACCGCCGAGAACACCCACCTGCGCCCGGTGCAGGTCGACACCTGGGGCGGTTGGCTGTGGATCAACATGGACCCGGCATGCGAACCCCTCGCCGATTACCTGCACCCGGCCGCGAAAATGCTCGACCCGTTCGGTCTGGACAACATGCGCTACAAGTGGCGTAAATGGCTGGAGTTCGACTGCAACTGGAAGGTCGCCATCGAGGCCTTCAACGAGACATACCACGTCGCCACCACCCATCCGGAGTTCAACAAGTTCGGTGAATTCAAGGGTTGGGCCCGCGTCCAGGGCCGGCACAGCAACATCGGCTACGACGCCCCGGAGGACATGGAGGCGACCAAATCGAAGATCCGGCTCGGTACCGGGGTCGACCCGCGGGTGTCGACCGCGGAGATGCAGATCTACACGCTGGAAGAGACCAACGCCACCACCACCGAGACCCTGGTGAACGCCGCCAAACGGTTGGTCGACGAGTTGCCGGCGGGCACGCCGGCCGATCGGGTCCTCGAGCACTGGCTGGACTCGGCGCGCCGCGATGACGCCGCCCGCGGTGTGGTCTGGCCGGTCATCGACGCCGACGTGTTGGGAGAAGCCGGCACCGCCTGGCAGATCTTCCCGAATTTCCAGATCGGCCAGGGCCTGACCAGTGCGCTGTGCTACAGCGCCAGGCCACACCCCAGCTACGACCCGAACCGGTGCATCTTCGACGTCGCGGTCTTCGAACTATTTCCCGACGGTGAAGAACCCGAGACCGAATGGGAGTACACGCCGGTCGGCGACCCCCGGTGGCGTTCGGTTCTGCCGCAGGACTTCTCCAACATGGCAGCAGTGCAGCGGGGCATGAGATCCATGGGCTACCCGGGGGCCAAACCCAACCCGTACCGGGAGCGCGCCATCGTCAACCTGCACCACCAGCTGGCGCGGTACATGGGGACCGGTGAACCCCAGCAGCTTCCGAAAGGCGCCGACCGATGA
- a CDS encoding TauD/TfdA dioxygenase family protein, producing MIQTTLETRDLTTRIGTEVLADKPALLSGEHAGAIRQLLEQRGVLVFPQINFSEDEQVAFTETLGTVAAEQQGEQVYNVTLDTTINKQADYLKGSFYWHLDGTMNEVPILASLLSSRVLPQSGGGDTEFCNTYAAYDDLSDVDKQQLASLRVNHSAWNTLRYYNPEPDIATLRQMMAIGQRELPLVWTHRSGRKSLIVGCTASEVVGMDYQSGTELLVRLRDWATQPQFVYRHAWSVGDLVMWDNTGTLHRVRPYDPASGRRLTRTKLAGEEPFA from the coding sequence ATGATCCAGACAACGCTGGAGACCCGTGATCTGACGACACGTATCGGCACCGAAGTCCTGGCGGACAAACCGGCACTGCTCAGCGGCGAGCATGCCGGAGCAATCCGTCAGCTGCTCGAACAGCGCGGGGTGCTGGTCTTCCCGCAGATCAACTTCAGCGAGGACGAGCAGGTCGCGTTCACCGAGACGCTGGGCACCGTGGCGGCCGAACAGCAGGGCGAACAGGTCTACAACGTCACGCTGGACACCACGATCAACAAACAGGCCGACTACCTCAAGGGGTCGTTCTACTGGCATCTCGACGGCACCATGAACGAGGTGCCGATCCTCGCCTCGTTGTTGTCGAGCAGGGTGTTGCCGCAGAGCGGTGGCGGTGACACCGAGTTCTGCAACACCTATGCCGCCTACGATGACCTCTCCGACGTCGACAAACAGCAGTTGGCGTCGCTGCGGGTCAACCACTCGGCGTGGAACACACTGCGCTACTACAACCCCGAACCCGATATCGCGACCCTGCGGCAGATGATGGCGATCGGTCAACGCGAGCTGCCCCTGGTCTGGACGCACCGGTCCGGGCGCAAGTCGCTGATCGTCGGCTGCACCGCCAGCGAGGTCGTCGGCATGGATTACCAAAGCGGCACGGAGTTGCTGGTACGGCTGCGTGATTGGGCCACCCAGCCGCAGTTCGTCTACCGGCACGCATGGTCGGTCGGAGACCTGGTCATGTGGGACAACACCGGCACCTTGCATCGGGTCCGGCCCTACGACCCGGCGTCGGGCCGCCGGCTGACCCGCACCAAACTCGCCGGTGAGGAGCCCTTCGCTTGA
- a CDS encoding SDR family NAD(P)-dependent oxidoreductase: MEELLSQLSLQGKVVVVAGAAGGGIGTAVAAMTAAAGAAVVAVGRSQANLDRHVAPLAGPGRTVEPVVADVATDEGVATVIDRARQLGGTLHGLVNIAGGAAPETWKPTTRVTRAEWRALFTANLETAFFMSRAVAAELIERQQAGAIVSLSSISGMNTAPFHIGYGTAKAAVVAMTRTMAAELAPYGIRVNAVAPGVTKTAASRTYVDDDPRRDRQAIPMGRRGRPDEQAGAVLFLLSALSSYITGQTLLVDGGINLKWGHLDADNTSLFLNDESFRTAIRRM, encoded by the coding sequence ATGGAGGAGCTCCTCAGCCAGCTGAGCCTGCAGGGCAAGGTCGTCGTGGTCGCGGGGGCCGCCGGCGGCGGGATCGGCACGGCCGTGGCGGCGATGACCGCGGCGGCGGGCGCCGCCGTGGTGGCCGTGGGCCGCTCGCAAGCCAATCTCGACCGGCATGTCGCTCCGTTGGCCGGTCCGGGGCGGACGGTCGAACCGGTGGTGGCCGACGTCGCCACCGACGAGGGCGTGGCGACGGTGATCGACCGGGCCCGGCAACTCGGCGGCACGCTCCACGGACTGGTCAACATCGCCGGCGGCGCGGCGCCGGAGACGTGGAAGCCGACGACCCGGGTGACGCGGGCCGAATGGCGCGCACTGTTCACCGCGAATCTCGAAACGGCGTTCTTCATGAGCCGTGCGGTCGCCGCCGAACTCATCGAGCGCCAGCAGGCCGGTGCGATCGTCTCGCTGTCCTCGATCAGCGGGATGAACACCGCGCCGTTTCACATCGGCTACGGGACGGCGAAGGCCGCCGTCGTGGCGATGACGCGCACCATGGCCGCCGAGTTGGCGCCCTACGGGATCCGGGTGAACGCCGTGGCGCCCGGCGTCACCAAGACGGCAGCATCGAGAACCTACGTCGACGACGACCCGCGCCGCGACCGGCAGGCCATCCCGATGGGGCGGCGCGGACGGCCCGACGAACAGGCCGGCGCCGTACTGTTTTTGCTCTCGGCGCTGTCGAGCTACATCACCGGGCAGACCTTGCTGGTCGACGGCGGCATCAACCTCAAATGGGGCCACCTCGACGCCGACAACACGTCGCTGTTCCTCAACGACGAGTCCTTCCGCACCGCCATCAGGAGGATGTGA
- a CDS encoding acyl-CoA dehydrogenase family protein, giving the protein MTDIAATPEPTVEQFADRARHWLADNLPRLDPSRPPRNGRDDDGAWQRARELQRRLYDGGFAGICFPREYGGLGLDVAYQKAFDVESAGYEMPLILNVPTFTICCATLLDSGSEEQKRRHIAAALRGDEVLVQLLSEPSGGSDLAGLITRAERDGDGWVISGAKTWSTSAFAADYGLLLARTDPTVPKHDGLTMFLVPIDAPGITLRRIEQVDGSNEFCEEFFDGLRLGDDAVIGEVDKGWDVASRLLFHERRAVGQGSEFASGRGPERTEMSADDFLVLADEAGTAEDPRSRDKIGRVLARRMVRDSLVDHVTGAIRTGALPPAAASIIRLFHSDVTFVEVDVAMEVAGPLGVVDDADHGLLKTGQRYLSRQTVALGGGSNEMARNVIAERVLGLPREYAADRGVPFNQVRHNRAGPDPR; this is encoded by the coding sequence GTGACCGACATCGCCGCCACCCCCGAGCCGACCGTCGAGCAGTTCGCCGACCGCGCGCGGCACTGGCTCGCCGACAACCTGCCGCGACTGGACCCGAGCCGCCCTCCCCGTAACGGCCGTGACGACGACGGTGCCTGGCAGCGTGCCCGGGAACTGCAGCGTCGGCTCTACGACGGCGGATTCGCCGGGATCTGCTTCCCGCGCGAATACGGCGGACTCGGGTTGGACGTCGCCTACCAGAAGGCGTTCGACGTCGAATCGGCCGGCTACGAGATGCCGCTGATCCTCAACGTTCCGACCTTCACCATCTGCTGCGCGACCCTGCTCGACAGCGGCAGCGAAGAGCAGAAGCGTCGCCACATCGCCGCGGCGCTGCGTGGTGACGAAGTGCTCGTCCAGCTGCTCTCCGAGCCGAGCGGCGGTTCCGATCTGGCGGGGCTGATCACCCGCGCCGAGCGCGACGGCGACGGGTGGGTGATCAGCGGCGCGAAAACCTGGAGCACCAGTGCCTTTGCCGCCGATTACGGGCTGCTGCTGGCGCGCACCGACCCGACGGTACCCAAGCACGACGGTCTGACGATGTTCCTGGTCCCGATCGACGCCCCCGGGATCACGCTGCGCCGTATCGAGCAGGTCGACGGCTCCAACGAATTCTGCGAGGAATTCTTCGACGGGCTGCGCCTCGGCGACGACGCGGTGATCGGCGAGGTCGACAAGGGGTGGGACGTCGCATCGCGACTGCTGTTCCACGAGCGTCGCGCGGTCGGCCAGGGTTCGGAGTTCGCCAGCGGCCGCGGTCCGGAGCGCACCGAGATGTCCGCCGACGATTTCTTGGTCCTGGCCGACGAGGCGGGCACCGCCGAGGATCCGCGCTCCCGGGACAAGATCGGTCGGGTACTGGCCCGGCGCATGGTGCGTGACAGCCTGGTCGACCACGTCACCGGTGCGATTCGCACCGGCGCGCTGCCGCCCGCCGCGGCCTCGATCATCCGGTTGTTCCACTCCGACGTGACCTTTGTGGAGGTCGACGTCGCCATGGAGGTCGCCGGCCCGCTCGGTGTCGTCGACGACGCCGACCACGGCCTGCTCAAGACCGGGCAGCGTTACCTGTCCCGCCAGACCGTCGCCCTCGGGGGCGGCAGCAACGAGATGGCACGCAATGTCATCGCCGAACGCGTCCTGGGCCTGCCCCGCGAGTACGCCGCCGACCGGGGCGTGCCGTTCAACCAGGTGCGGCACAACCGGGCCGGGCCCGACCCGCGGTGA
- a CDS encoding flavin-containing monooxygenase — MTECGPTAPPTDIDVAGLREKYALERAKRLRAEGSKQYIELEDDFSGYYEVDPHTPVVPREPIVADIDVAVLGGGFAGLLAAAHLKKAGVDDVRIIELGGDFGGVWYWNRYPGIQCDNESYCYIPMLEELDFMPSKKFADGSEIYQHCRNIGKHFGLYDSAIFSTQVKELRWDEQTNRWRIATNRGDDIRARFVVMASGPFHRPKLPGIPGIKDFGGHSFHTARWDYSYTGGDSTGGLDKLADKRVALIGTGATGVQVVPFLSRYAQHLYVFQRTPSTVDARDNAPTDPEWVKTLRPGWQKERQRNFHTWTFEGMSLTEPDLVCDFWTELGRNTAARVMALDDPAALTPEQFMAIREEEDYRVMERLRRRVADIVDDEQTAESLKPYYRFLCKRPCSNDDYLAAFNRPNVTLVDVSESKGVERATERGLLANGVEYDVDCIIYASGFEITTDIDRRYSIEAIEGRDGLSLFEHWRDGYRTLHGMTSRGFPNQFFTGFTQVGISANISANYELQGEHIAYIIAEAMARGATTVEPSQEAQDDWCATIRETAVDTSAFDAECTPGYYNNEGGGGGEGLRSHLGQPYGPGFYAFDDLLRTWRENNDLKGLVLGT; from the coding sequence ATGACCGAGTGCGGGCCGACGGCCCCCCCGACCGACATCGACGTCGCCGGACTGCGGGAGAAATACGCCCTGGAGCGGGCCAAGCGGCTGCGGGCCGAGGGCTCCAAGCAGTACATCGAACTCGAGGACGACTTCTCCGGCTACTACGAAGTCGATCCCCATACGCCGGTGGTACCGCGGGAGCCGATCGTCGCCGACATCGATGTGGCCGTACTCGGCGGTGGCTTCGCCGGGCTGCTGGCCGCGGCGCACCTGAAGAAAGCGGGAGTCGATGACGTCCGGATCATCGAACTCGGCGGTGACTTCGGTGGCGTCTGGTACTGGAACCGGTACCCGGGAATCCAGTGCGACAACGAATCCTATTGCTACATCCCAATGCTCGAAGAGCTCGACTTCATGCCCAGCAAGAAGTTCGCTGACGGCTCGGAGATCTACCAACACTGCCGGAACATCGGAAAGCACTTCGGTCTCTACGATTCGGCGATCTTCTCCACCCAGGTCAAAGAACTGCGCTGGGACGAGCAGACCAACCGCTGGCGCATCGCCACCAATCGGGGCGACGACATCCGGGCCCGTTTCGTGGTCATGGCCTCGGGCCCGTTCCACCGGCCCAAGCTGCCCGGTATCCCCGGGATCAAGGACTTCGGCGGGCACAGCTTCCACACTGCGCGCTGGGATTATTCCTACACCGGCGGCGACAGCACCGGCGGGCTGGACAAACTGGCCGACAAGCGTGTCGCTCTCATCGGCACCGGGGCCACCGGGGTTCAGGTCGTGCCGTTCTTGAGCCGTTATGCTCAGCACCTGTATGTCTTTCAGCGCACCCCCTCGACAGTCGATGCGCGCGACAACGCCCCGACCGATCCGGAATGGGTGAAGACCCTGCGGCCGGGCTGGCAGAAAGAACGCCAGCGCAACTTCCACACCTGGACATTCGAGGGCATGTCGCTGACCGAACCGGATCTGGTCTGTGACTTCTGGACCGAGCTGGGTCGTAACACCGCCGCCCGTGTGATGGCGCTGGACGATCCGGCGGCACTGACCCCCGAGCAGTTCATGGCGATCCGGGAGGAGGAGGACTACCGGGTGATGGAGCGGCTGCGGCGCCGGGTCGCCGACATCGTCGACGATGAACAGACCGCGGAGTCACTCAAGCCCTACTACCGGTTCCTGTGCAAGCGGCCCTGTTCCAACGACGATTACCTGGCCGCGTTCAACCGGCCCAACGTCACGCTGGTCGACGTCTCCGAGTCCAAGGGCGTCGAACGGGCCACCGAGCGCGGACTGCTCGCCAACGGCGTCGAATACGACGTCGACTGCATCATCTACGCCAGCGGTTTCGAGATCACCACCGACATCGATCGCCGTTATTCGATCGAGGCGATCGAGGGCCGCGACGGACTGTCCCTCTTCGAGCACTGGCGGGACGGGTACCGGACGCTGCACGGGATGACCAGCCGTGGATTCCCCAACCAGTTCTTCACCGGCTTCACCCAGGTGGGGATCTCGGCCAACATCTCGGCCAATTACGAGCTGCAAGGTGAGCACATCGCCTACATCATCGCCGAGGCGATGGCCCGCGGCGCGACGACGGTGGAGCCCAGCCAGGAGGCCCAGGACGATTGGTGCGCCACGATCCGCGAGACCGCCGTGGACACCTCGGCATTCGACGCCGAGTGCACACCGGGCTACTACAACAACGAGGGCGGCGGCGGTGGTGAGGGACTCCGGTCCCACCTCGGTCAGCCCTACGGACCGGGCTTTTACGCGTTCGACGACCTCCTGCGAACGTGGCGGGAGAACAACGATCTGAAAGGGCTGGTTCTCGGCACATGA